In a genomic window of Sarcophilus harrisii chromosome 4, mSarHar1.11, whole genome shotgun sequence:
- the GIP gene encoding gastric inhibitory polypeptide, protein MMKVKTFSLMLLPLFLVMVSSAMEEAHFRSHPKVGGPWARGQRYAEGTFISDYSITMDKIMQQDFVNWLLSQKGKKNNWRHNITERKADGTGLTNQANWNLKNMENWSNLFKDSSPSEDPKNKRMKELALAWLILS, encoded by the exons ATGATGAAAGTCAAGACTTTCTCTCTGATGCTGTTGCCTCTGTTCTTGGTAATGGTGAGCAGTGCTATGGAGGAGGCTCACTTCAG GTCTCACCCCAAAGTTGGTGGCCCCTGGGCTCGAGGACAGCGCTATGCCGAGGGGACCTTCATTAGTGATTACAGCATCACCATGGATAAGATCATGCAACAGGACTTTGTTAACTGGCTGTTGTCCcagaaggggaagaagaacaa TTGGAGACATAATATCACTGAGAGAAAAGCTGATGGTACAGGATTAACAAACCAAGCCAACTGGAACCTAAAGAACATGGAAAACTGGAG CAACCTGTTTAAGGACTCCTCCCCATCTGAGGATCCTAAGAATAAGAGAATGAAGGAATTGGCACTGGCATGGTTGATTTTATCCTAA